From Bordetella flabilis, the proteins below share one genomic window:
- the flhA gene encoding flagellar biosynthesis protein FlhA — protein sequence MGALIAMFKNNGAAHARLLAGPILIVMVLGMMILPLPAFILDLFFTFNIALAIMILLVAMFTRKPLDFAAFPSVLLFATLLRLSLNVASTRVVLLNGHTGPDAAGKVIEAFGHFLVGGNFAVGIILFVILTIINFIVITKGAGRIAEVGARFTLDAMPGKQMAIDADLNAGLIREDEARRRRGEVAQEADFFGSMDGASKFVRGDAVAGLLIMALNIIGGLIVGVAQHGLSVGESARVYTLLTIGDGLVAQIPALVISTAAGVVVSRVSNDQDIGQQMIGQLFSNPSVLFLTAGIIGVIGLIPNMPHLAFLALAAMFGGGGWLLHKKQTRTAVEQTRQPSAAQEQAKIAAAEASWEDVSMVDQLGLEVGYRLIPLVDHSQNGELLHRVRSLRKKFAQDVGFLPPVVHIRDNLELKPNDYVILLSGVEVGRGVAMPGQWLAIDPGGVTVKLKGTPTTDPAFGLPAIWVEAGLRDQAQVAGYTVVDASTVVATHLNHLMHRHGAQLLGRQEVQQLLDRIGRDAPKLVEDLVPKTLSLTVLQKVLQGLLAEEVPIRDMRSIVDTLSEHGPRLAALNATAGGQPDVNELIALVRRALGRAITQQWFPGDGEVRVIALDVKLERVLSQAISTSGVLEPGLADTLLRETRAAVTRQEAQGNAPVLVVAPVLRPPLSRFLRHHVPQLGVLANTEIPDERIVRVTALIGGQA from the coding sequence AATATTGCATTGGCGATCATGATCCTGCTGGTCGCCATGTTCACGCGCAAGCCGCTCGATTTTGCCGCCTTCCCGTCGGTGCTGCTGTTCGCGACGCTGCTGCGCCTGTCGCTGAACGTGGCTTCCACGCGCGTCGTTCTACTGAACGGCCACACCGGCCCCGACGCGGCGGGCAAGGTCATCGAGGCCTTCGGCCACTTCCTGGTGGGCGGCAATTTCGCCGTCGGCATCATCCTGTTCGTGATCCTGACGATCATCAACTTCATCGTCATCACCAAGGGCGCCGGCCGTATCGCCGAAGTCGGGGCGCGGTTCACCCTGGACGCCATGCCCGGCAAACAGATGGCCATCGACGCGGACCTGAACGCGGGCCTGATCCGCGAGGACGAGGCCCGGCGCCGGCGCGGCGAAGTGGCGCAGGAAGCCGACTTCTTCGGTTCCATGGACGGCGCCAGCAAGTTCGTCCGCGGCGACGCCGTGGCCGGCCTGCTCATCATGGCGCTCAACATCATCGGCGGCCTGATCGTCGGCGTGGCGCAGCACGGTCTCTCGGTCGGCGAATCGGCCCGCGTGTACACGCTCCTGACCATCGGCGACGGCCTGGTCGCGCAGATTCCGGCGCTGGTCATCTCCACCGCCGCCGGTGTCGTGGTGTCGCGCGTGTCGAACGACCAGGACATCGGCCAGCAGATGATCGGCCAGCTGTTCTCGAATCCCAGCGTCCTGTTCCTTACCGCTGGCATCATCGGCGTGATCGGCCTGATCCCCAATATGCCGCACCTCGCGTTTCTGGCGCTGGCCGCGATGTTCGGCGGCGGCGGCTGGCTGTTGCACAAGAAACAGACGCGCACGGCGGTGGAGCAGACCCGGCAGCCTTCGGCCGCGCAGGAGCAGGCCAAGATCGCCGCGGCGGAGGCCAGTTGGGAAGACGTCTCCATGGTCGACCAGCTGGGCCTGGAAGTCGGATATCGGTTGATCCCCCTGGTGGACCATTCGCAGAATGGCGAGCTGCTGCATCGCGTGCGCAGCCTGCGCAAGAAGTTCGCGCAGGATGTGGGTTTCCTGCCGCCGGTGGTACATATCCGGGACAACCTGGAGCTCAAGCCCAACGACTATGTCATCCTGCTGTCCGGGGTGGAAGTGGGACGCGGCGTCGCCATGCCGGGCCAATGGCTGGCCATCGATCCGGGCGGCGTCACGGTCAAGCTCAAGGGCACGCCGACCACCGATCCGGCCTTCGGCCTGCCCGCCATATGGGTGGAAGCCGGACTGCGCGACCAGGCGCAGGTGGCCGGCTACACCGTGGTCGACGCCAGCACCGTGGTCGCCACACACCTGAACCACCTGATGCACCGCCATGGCGCTCAGTTGCTCGGTCGCCAGGAAGTCCAGCAATTGCTGGACCGCATCGGCCGCGACGCGCCCAAGCTGGTCGAGGACCTGGTGCCCAAGACCTTGTCCCTGACGGTGCTGCAGAAGGTGTTGCAAGGCCTGTTGGCCGAGGAAGTGCCGATCCGCGACATGCGCTCCATTGTGGATACGCTGTCCGAGCACGGCCCGCGCCTGGCCGCGCTGAACGCCACCGCGGGCGGACAGCCCGATGTCAACGAACTGATCGCCCTGGTGCGCCGCGCGCTGGGCCGCGCCATCACGCAGCAGTGGTTCCCGGGCGACGGGGAAGTCCGGGTCATCGCGCTGGATGTGAAGCTGGAACGCGTACTGTCGCAGGCCATCTCCACCAGCGGCGTGCTGGAGCCGGGCCTGGCGGATACCCTGCTGCGCGAGACCCGCGCCGCCGTCACGCGCCAGGAGGCGCAGGGCAATGCCCCGGTGCTTGTCGTGGCCCCGGTGCTGCGGCCGCCGCTTTCACGCTTCCTGCGCCACCACGTGCCCCAGTTGGGCGTCCTGGCGAATACGGAGATTCCAGATGAACGCATTGTGCGCGTTACCGCGCTGATCGGGGGCCAGGCTTGA